TCTGGCAGGGGCGTTTGCCGATCATCTGATTGCGGCGGCCTGGTCCGACCCGCCGGCGCCGGACTATCCCTTTCCCGGCCCTCCTGCGACAGACCGGCCAGAGGGGGCCTCGCTGCGCCCCATTTCCCTGGGGCCGGGGCTGCTGGTCTTTCTCGACCGGCTCAAACGGCAGCGTTTCCTGGAGGAATGGCGCAACGCCGTCCAGCAAGAGTGATCGCCGCGTGACGTCGCGAAAGTCTGGACAGAGCTCGGGACGCGTCCTTGAGTGACCCAGGCGATATGCGGAGAGCGAGATGACATTCGACTATGTGATCGTCGGCGGTGGCTCGGCAGGATCGGCGCTGGCTGCGCGGCTGAGCGAGGATCCGGGCCGAACCGTCTGCCTGATCGAGGCCGGAGGGCGCGGCGACAGCCTGCTGATACGGGCGCCCGCGGCGGTGGTGGCAATGTTGCCAGGCAGGCCGCGTATCAACAACTGGGCCTATGAAACGGTGCCGCAACCGGGGTTGAACGGGCGCCGTGGTTACCAGCCTCGCGGCAAGGCCTTGGGTGGATCCAGCGCGATCAACGCCATGCTTTATGTGCGCGGTCATCGCCGGGATTACGATGAATGGGCGGAACTGGGCTGCGATGGCTGGTCCTGGGACGAGGTGCTGCCCTATTTCCGCAAATCCGAAAACAACCAGCGCGGCGCCGATCCCATGCATGGCGGCTCCGGTCCGCTGCAGGTGTCCGACCAGCAAAGCCCGCGCCCGATTTCGCGCGCTTTTGTCGAGGCGGGGGCCGCGATGCAAATCCGGCAAAGCGACGATTTCAACACCGGCGATAACGAAGGGATCGGCCTGTATCAGGTGACCCAGTTCCACAAACCCGGCCATCAGGGAGAGCGTTGCTCGGCGGCGCTTGCCTATCTCTACCCGGTGATGGGGCGGCCCAACCTGACCGTGATCACGCGGGCGCATGCGAAACAGGTGCTGTTTGAGGGCAAGCGCGCCATTGGCGTGCGCTATCGCAAGGCCGGGCAAAGCCACACTGCCCGCGCCGCGTGCGAGGTGATCCTGTGCGGCGGCGCCTTCAACTCGCCTCAGATGCTGCAGTTGTCGGGCGTCGGTCGGCCCGAGGATATCGCCCCTCACGGGATCGCGATGGTGCACGAGCTGCCCGGGGTGGGGCAAAACCTTCAGGACCATCTGGATTTCACCCTTGCCTACAAGTCCCGCGATACCGACAATTTCGGCTTGGGGCTTGCCGGGGCGGTGAACCTGTTGCGCCATGCCCGGGCCTGGCGGCGGGACGGATCGGGTATGATCGCGACTCCCTTTGCCGAGGGGGGCGCCTTCTTCAAGACCGACCCAGGCCTGGAGCGACCTGACATTCAGCTGCATTTCGTGATCTCCATCGTCGACGATCACGCCCGCAAGCTGCATATGGGATATGGGTTCAGCTGCCATGTCTGCGTTCTGCGGCCCGGATCGCGCGGAACGGTCTCGCTGGCCTCGGCCGATCCATTGGCAGCGCCGGTCATCGACCCTCAGTTTCTGTCCGATCCCGCCGATCTGAGCGCGCTGATGAAAGGGGTGCGCAAGACCCGCGAAATGATGCGGTCACAACCGCTGTCCGGCTATATCCACAAAGAGCTGTTCATCGACGGTGAGCCGGATGATGCCGGTCTGGAGCAGCATATCCGCGCCCGCGCCGACACCATCTATCACCCGGTGGGCACCTGCCGCATGGGTCGCGACGAGATGGCGGTGGTCGATCCGCAATTGCGGGTGCACGGGGTCGAGGGGCTGCGCGTTGTCGACGCCTCGGTCATGCCGCGGCTGATCGGGGGGAACACCAACGCCCCGACGATCATGATCGCGGAGAAGGCCGCCGACATGATCCGAGCGGCCGCGCAGGCGTGATAATCAGACAATCTTATATGTTATCCCTCTCTTAACGCCTGGACTGATATCCCTGATTTCGGGTGATAATGAAGGTGGTGGAGATGGGTGCGCATACCAATGCGGCGCCAATCATCATCAA
The window above is part of the Ruegeria pomeroyi DSS-3 genome. Proteins encoded here:
- a CDS encoding GMC family oxidoreductase produces the protein MTFDYVIVGGGSAGSALAARLSEDPGRTVCLIEAGGRGDSLLIRAPAAVVAMLPGRPRINNWAYETVPQPGLNGRRGYQPRGKALGGSSAINAMLYVRGHRRDYDEWAELGCDGWSWDEVLPYFRKSENNQRGADPMHGGSGPLQVSDQQSPRPISRAFVEAGAAMQIRQSDDFNTGDNEGIGLYQVTQFHKPGHQGERCSAALAYLYPVMGRPNLTVITRAHAKQVLFEGKRAIGVRYRKAGQSHTARAACEVILCGGAFNSPQMLQLSGVGRPEDIAPHGIAMVHELPGVGQNLQDHLDFTLAYKSRDTDNFGLGLAGAVNLLRHARAWRRDGSGMIATPFAEGGAFFKTDPGLERPDIQLHFVISIVDDHARKLHMGYGFSCHVCVLRPGSRGTVSLASADPLAAPVIDPQFLSDPADLSALMKGVRKTREMMRSQPLSGYIHKELFIDGEPDDAGLEQHIRARADTIYHPVGTCRMGRDEMAVVDPQLRVHGVEGLRVVDASVMPRLIGGNTNAPTIMIAEKAADMIRAAAQA